From Tripterygium wilfordii isolate XIE 37 chromosome 13, ASM1340144v1, whole genome shotgun sequence, the proteins below share one genomic window:
- the LOC120012350 gene encoding 2-hydroxyisoflavanone dehydratase-like, translated as MASPAKEIANELVPLVRVYTDGSVERFDGLHYVPPSPNPDPQTGVSSKDITISENPKISARLYLPKIEQQDQKLPILVYFHGSAFCVASAFQSAHDPYLNLQVSQAKVVAVSVEYRLAPEHRLPAAYEDSWAALNWVASHSTTQNELDKDPWLLNHGDFDRLYIGGESAGGNIVHNIAIRAGSENLEGNVKILGAFISHSYFWGSKPIGSENDPSKPKPYVGSNSISFASDPSLGHDKSFPALVWSFVYPSAPGGLDNPMLNPEGPGAPSLAGLGCSRLLIVVAGEDELRDRGVRYHELVKESGWRGELEFHEDEEEHHGFYIVNPDTGKAKNLIKRFADFLK; from the coding sequence atggcATCCCCAGCCAAAGAAATAGCCAATGAGCTCGTTCCCTTAGTTCGCGTCTACACGGACGGCTCAGTCGAACGATTCGACGGCTTGCACTATGTGCCACCATCACCAAACCCAGATCCACAAACTGGTGTGTCATCAAAGGACATAACAATCTCCGAAAACCCCAAAATCTCTGCTCGTCTCTACCTCCCAAAAATCGAACAACAAGACCAAAAACTCCCTATATTGGTCTATTTCCATGGCAGTGCATTTTGCGTTGCATCTGCCTTTCAATCCGCTCACGATCCTTACTTGAATCTTCAGGTCTCTCAGGCCAAAGTGGTTGCGGTCTCTGTTGAGTACAGGCTGGCTCCAGAGCACCGTCTTCCTGCAGCATATGAGGACAGCTGGGCCGCTCTCAATTGGGTCGCATCTCACTCAACAACCCAAAACGAGCTCGATAAGGATCCATGGCTGTTGAATCATGGAGACTTTGACAGGCTTTACATAGGAGGTGAGAGTGCTGGGGGTAATATAGTTCATAACATCGCAATCAGAGCAGGATCTGAGAATCTGGAAGGAAATGTCAAAATCTTGGGTGCCTTTATTTCTCATTCTTACTTTTGGGGCTCAAAACCAATTGGGTCTGAAAATGATCCTAGTAAGCCCAAGCCTTATGTGGGTTCGAATTCAATATCATTTGCTTCAGATCCTAGTTTAGGTCATGATAAGTCCTTCCCAGCTTTGGTTTGGAGCTTTGTGTACCCATCTGCTCCTGGAGGCCTTGATAATCCGATGCTCAACCCGGAAGGTCCTGGGGCGCCGAGCTTGGCAGGGCTTGGGTGTTCGAGGTTGTTGATTGTTGTGGCCGGGGAAGATGAACTGAGAGACAGAGGTGTTCGTTACCATGAATTGGTGAAAGAGAGTGGTTGGAGAGGTGAATTGGAGTTCCATGAAGACGAGGAAGAACATCATGGTTTTTACATTGTAAATCCTGATACTGGGAAAGCTAAGAACCTGATCAAACGCTTCGCTGATTTTCTCAAGTGA
- the LOC120012663 gene encoding uncharacterized protein LOC120012663 → MKPRSGKIGLLRKLREIIKPSTTSLLEPKVIQNTCGRPSLRKKDKSTRRDPSAFDYVEASLKTSYVPHRHSCSSIGIGSSTISRRGRPVPSPIYVNQFPLILRRYVVNVIDVTADGNCGFRAIAGLLGLEGGEFAWSSVRCDLMEEVRTFWEEYVSLFGSYERACYIHNALVFFETNKPAPMDCWMNMPDMGHLIASRYNIILHLISDVQSLTFLPLRSIPPPHAEHRAITIGYVNGNHFVQVFMSGNYPMPPIMIQWFSYKYDCATAWATPYKKQLRDYEKLVHSINVPQSIVDITSD, encoded by the coding sequence ATGAAGCCACGGTCTGGTAAAATTGGACTATTGAGGAAGCTACGAGAGATAATCAAACCGTCCACTACCTCACTTTTGGAACCAAAAGTAATACAAAATACATGTGGTCGACCCTCATTGAGAAAGAAGGATAAATCGACTCGTAGAGATCCCTCTGCATTTGATTATGTGGAAGCTTCTTTGAAGACTTCATATGTACCTCATCGTCATAGTTGTTCATCAATTGGCATTGGATCATCAACTATATCAAGAAGAGGACGACCAGTTCCATCACCAATTTATGTCAACCAATTTCCTCTAATATTGAGAAGATACGTCGTGAATGTCATCGATGTAACAGCTGACGGTAATTGTGGGTTTAGAGCTATTGCTGGCTTGTTAGGTCTTGAAGGAGGTGAATTTGCTTGGTCTTCTGTTAGGTGTGATTTAATGGAAGAGGTAAGGACATTTTGGGAAGAGTACGTATCTTTGTTTGGCAGTTATGAGCGGGCATGCTATATTCACAACGCGCTTGTATTTTTCGAGACAAATAAACCAGCACCAATGGACTGTTGGATGAATATGCCTGATATGGGACACCTTATCGCATCAAGGTACAACATCATCTTGCATCTCATAAGCGATGTACAATCTTTAACTTTTTTACCATTGCGATCAATCCCACCTCCACATGCAGAACATAGGGCCATCACTATTGGATATGTGAATGGTAACCACTTTGTTCAGGTATTTATGAGTGGAAATTATCCGATGCCCCCTATTATGATCCAGTGGTTTTCATACAAGTATGATTGTGCAACAGCATGGGCGACACCATATAAGAAACAACTCCGTGATTATGAGAAACTTGTTCATTCGATAAATGTACCTCAATCCATTGTAGACATAACATCTGATTAA